The genomic segment CGGGTGTAGCTCGGTGGTGGGGTATGTTTCGTTGCCGGTTAAACGTGAGAAATCGGCGTTTGACTCGGCGATGGTGAATGAAACGGCGTCCTTTGGAGAGTAGACGATGCTTGGTTTGGGGTCAAGTTGTTCCCATACGAGTTTGCCGGTGAGGGGGAgatagtgagagagagatgaggagAGAGAGGTTTTGAGGTCTGGGACGATGACTGAGTCGAAGAAATGTCGAGTTGCTTCGGTGAGTCGATAGAAGATGACTCGTTCGACTGGATGGATTTTGAACCAGAAAAGGTCAAAGAAGGTGAGAGGGAGAGTGAGTGACTCGGACGAGTCGGAGTTGGAAGGGGTGACTCGTGCCACCTCGATGATGGTAAGTGATGAAACCATTTCTTTGCTCTTTGCTCACCTCACcattgatatatatttatatgtgtgtaatTGAACGATAGATAGGAATTTTgtatcacaaagaaaaataaaaaggtggATAGGAGAATAAAGAGGAATTCAATTTTGGGTAGGTGCAATTCAATTTTGGGCCCTGTTCGTTTTTGGGTCGCTACTGTAGCGATTGCGactgattttaaaatatctttttttttttgtaattctgaACTACTGTAAAcgatataattataaatgatgtaaattCCCAATTAGTTAGgtcagagaagaagatgaagggtTCTGTAATTTTTATGTCTCGAACTTTCTTTATCTGATTTCAACAATGGTGACttaattatagaaaaagtagCAACAGTCCTAGTTCAGATCATGTCTTGGGTTTTATCGCTGGTTTTCTCGGCGATTCCAAACTCTTGAATTCTAGTCGCAGCAATAAAAATTGAAggaaagatgaagagagagaaatgaaaagaaaagaaaaggtatttTGCATATATATGAAGTCTTATCGATATTCAGAAAAGATCAATGAGATTCACTAAAAATCCAGCCTCACCTTCTCGTTAGTTCTATAGCATGCATCAAGCTTCAAGCTTTAGATGAACTTGTCTGCTCCACAGTTTGATTGTCAATCATCTACACGGATCGAAGCTGAAGTGGAAGCCGATGCAAGAAGATATGCTAGCATCTGGCAACAATGTAACGGGAATAGAGTTGAGTTCCAATCCAAGGGATTATAAGCCTAGCGCACTAAACTTTAGTGGATCGCTAGATTGGTAACATCAATGATATGTCACTAAACAGAGACAAATACTGAAGTATGTACATGAATCAGATACAATCAGCTCAAATGATGAAACCAGTCACATATTTGGTTATATACTTTGAGACTTCAAGTATCATTGAGATGTTTTATTCTATGAAATATCATAATATCTTTGGTAAACTTCTTATGAAAGCGAAAAGGTAAGGTTAGGTAACACATAAGAGGATCAAATTTACAAGGATGAAGTCTATCAGTATTCAGAAAAGACCAATGAGATTTACTAGACAAATCCAGCCTCACCTTCTCGCTAGTTCTATAGCATCAAGTATCAGACTCTGGTTAACcatttgattgatttaaaaaGCAGAGAGTTTTTCAATCAAAGAGAGGCAGAAGGAACATACTCGATCAAGACCAAATTCCAAGGAATGCCGCAGGTTATGTCGGTGATCTCCGGATGCTAGTAGATAGTAGGTATACAAGATCACATATCATAAACCCTGAGTAGACAAAACCAATCACAGAACCTGCAACcaaaaatgcaaagaaaaacacaagaatAAATCAACTCTAGAGAAAACATTTACAGGAAATTTTAGCAGTTTAAAAAGTAATCCAAAGAAAATGTTATGATTTAGCAAGAACGTGAGATTATGGTAAACTGTATTTCGCGGCTTTTTTTGTCAAATCCGAGAAAACCCGACCCACACAGATACCCGGAAACCCGGACAGCTTCAAACGGAAAACGATGTTGCAGATacgtaaaaaaaagaaaaacagaataaaCCCATCAACCAGTAAAAGCCCAGCCCAAATCAGATTACTGTTTTCATAAAAAGTatactttctttctttgtagCTGGATatatattgtcttttttttatagGGTTTGTTTAATTGAGTAGGAATTAGTTTATATCTCACTGCTCCAGCTCCCAAACTCTTGCCGGAAAAGAAATCGGCGGTCTCCATGGCCAGTTCTAGCAAGAAATCGGCCGTGAAAGTTAACTTATTGGGTTTGTTTTCTGTGGCTCTGAGCTCTTTTATCTAATGTTTTATTATACttggctgaagaagaagaggttgttgattttggttttcgCTGCTCTTCTTTCTCTCATTCAGGTAAGCGAAACCCTGATGATGATAATTTGGAGACAAAACCGTTTCTGAAGAAACATAAGGAAACATCCGAAGAGAAGGTAACctaagttataattttttttttgttgttccttCTCTCGTATGTCTAATTAAGCATCCTGTGCTAACACACTTGGCTGTTCTGTTCGATTCAGGAAGCTGCCGTGACAAAAAAGACGCTCTTTATGGGCCATATCTGTCCCCAAACTAATATATCAGATATGTAAGTAGCAGCTCTGTTTCTGTAGCTCCTTCGATAATCTCCTTCCACTTTCGAGCAAGACTgatagttttaatttttctccACCTTTGACAGCATCGATTTCTTCAAAGATGTTGTAAAGTTGTCCGTGTTAGACTTTTTGTAACCGCCAAGCattctcatatgtgttgtggccTTGTTGAGTTTTCTTCTACTAACGAAGCAAAGAAGGTAAAGACTAGTTTATTatagttatgacttatgatgaataacaaaaacaaaaagaaaaattatttaagtGAGTCATTTGAAAAACATACGAATGCTGATTAAATCTCTTCTTACTGTGTAGGCGGTGGAAAAGAAGAATGGTGAATATTTGCATGATTATCGGATTCATCTTAAAGTgcataaaaaaaatccaaacattgGACGACCTAAGTAAATTGACTTTCCATGTTTTGGAGATTTGTTTTCTCTATCTTATTTGCTAGAGTTGTTTTGATGCCATTACACAAGACttaacacttttatttttttttgttaattgtagGTTTTGCATAGATCACACGGTTTGGTAAGTCATTTTAACTATTTGCCTCTTGAGTTTGTTATCTCTCTAAGATCACCTTGGGTGAAGTTTTTGGTATGCATGAAGAAGAGATcactagtttttatttatttattttttcagcTACAAAGACTACCTTCGACCAGAGAGCCTTCCGGTAGAAGATAGTGAGGCAGTGAAAGGACTTGATGAAACTCCCGATTTTGTTGAGGTACATGTTCTTACTATGATCTTTAAAATATGTCACACTCAGAAGAAAACGCTCAGCGTTTAATAACACAAATGTTGCCACAAAGTCGAAAGatgacttatttttttgttaatgcaAATTTTTTCCTTCTTAGAGTCGTTCTAACACAATTGGCTGTTCAATTCAGGAAGTACTCTTTGTTGCTAATATCTCTCCCCAAACTAAACTATTTCATATGTAAGTGGCACCTTAATTAAATTTCCACTTTCCTTGTCGGAGCAAGTTTTCCAGGACTGATATTTTATCCTCCACTTTTACAGCAAAGATTTCTTCAAAGATGTTGGAGAAGTTGTTCGTGTTCGACTTATTGTAAACCACGAGGGTAAGCATGTAGGTTATGGCTTTGTTGACTTTGCTTATGCTAACGAAGCAAAGAAGGTGAGAGTAGTTAGTTTTCTAGTAATGATGAAAAGTGTTTTAAGTGGTCATTTGAGaagtatgtaaaatatatacaagtaGTTGTTTGAAAGTACATTTGCTGATTGAATCTTTTGTACTGTAGGCGctggaaaagaagaatggtGAATATTTGCATGATCATAAGATTTTTCTTGAAGTGGCTAAGACAGCTCCACCACGACCCAAGTAAACTGATTTTACATGTTATGGAGTTATTATTGCTAGAGTTTTTTATACCATTACAGAAGACTAACgctattattttttggtaattaggTACAACCTTGCAGAGAAGCTATGGTAAGGGATTAACTATTTGCATTTTGAGTGTTGTTATCAAGAGCACATTGGTTGTAGTTTTTGGTATACATGGAGCGATCACTAGggttttttatgatttttcagTTACGAAGACTACCTTCGACGACAGAACCTTCTGATAAAAGAAGATGGGACAGCAGTGGAAGGACTTGATGAAACTCCCAATTTTGTTGAGGTACCTGTTCTTACTATCTTCAAATTATGTCAGGCTCAGACATTTGATAACAGAACTGTTGCCACATAGTCTTAAGATGACtctactttttgttgttatgcagTTTAAGTAACCTTTCTCCTTAGAGTCTTGCTAACACACTTGACTTTTAATTTCAGGCAGTTGCTGTGAGAAACAAGACACTCTTTGTTTCCCATATCTCTCGCAAAGCTAATATATCACATATGTAAGTAgcatctttaatttttttctttcgttctTGGAGAAAGTTTATCATGACTAATAATTTATTCTCCGTTTTTACAGCATCAATTTCTTCAAAGATGTTGGAGAAGTTGTTCATGTTCGTCTTACTGTAGACTACACGGGCAAGCATGTGGGCGATGGCTTTGTTGAGTTCGCTTCTGCTAATGAAGCAGAGACGGTGAGAGTAGTTATTGTAGTGATGAAAAGGAGTGTATACTTATGATGAAAATTATACGATtgctgatttaatatttttatactgTAGGCActggaaaagaagaatggtGAATATTTGCAAGATCGTAAGATTTTTCTTGATGTGGCTAAAAAAGCCCCATACCCTCTACGGCCCAAGTAAGTTGATTTAGTTGTAACTTATGGCTGGAGTTTTGATGCTCTTACAGAAGACTAAAGctattattttggttaattgtaGGTATTGCATAGATCACAAGGTTTGGTAAGGAATTTAACTATTTGCATCTTGAGTGTTGTTATCAAGAGCACATTGGGTGAAGTTTTTGGTATCCATGGACATGGAAAGATCACAAGGGTTTTTTGATATTGAAGGTATGAAGACTACCTTCGAAGAGAAAGCCTTCTGATAGAGGAAGATGAGGCAGTGGAAGGACAGGATGAACTTCTCGATTATATTGAGGTACATGTTCttattatcttcaaaatatgTGACTATGTCGAGGTCAGAAGAAATGCTTAGGAGTTTAATAACAGAACTGTTGCCACAAAGTTGAAAGGTGATTTATTTTTATGCAATTGAATTCAGGAAGTTGCTGCAACAAGAAAGACGATCTTTATTGCCAATATCTCTTGCGAAACTAGTATACCAATGCTGTAAGTAGCACCTTTATTCCTCGTTCGTTCTTGAAGCAAGTTTTTCATGATTTATCTCTTATTCTGCACTTTTTCAGCCTTCGTTTCTTCAAAAATGTTGGACGAGTTGTTCTTCTTCGACTTATTGTAGACCACAGGGGTGAGGATGTGGGTTGTGGCTTTGTTGAGTTCGTTTCTGCTAACGAAGCAGAGAAGGTTAGAGTAGTTTGTTTATAGTAACGATGAAAAGTATTTAAGTAGTCATTTGAAGATAAAAAGTAGcatatgaaaaatatacaagAAGTTATTTGGAAGTAGGATTGCTGATTAAATGTTTTATACACTGTAGGCGCTGCGAATAATACATGATAAAGAGTTTGGTCTTGAGGTGGCTGAGATAGCTCCATACCCTCTCCGACCCAAGTAAATTGTTATTTCATATGgagatttgtttttctaactTATTGCTATAGCTCTGATGTCATTACAGAAGATTAacgctattttttttttattaggtaCAACCTTGCAGAGAAGCTTTGGTAAGGGATTTTAACTATTTAGGTTTTTATTATCTGGAGCACATTGGGTGGCGTTTTTGGTGTACATGGAGAGTTGACAAgggttttgagaagaagaagaagaagaagcagaagaagaagaagaagaagaaatagaagaagaagaagaagaagaagaagaagaagcagaagaagaagatgatgagttgGAAAATGATGATTTGGAGACCAAACCAAATCTGAAGAAACTGGAGGTACCTATGCTGGGAGGACTCTGCGGTAAGAAGGTTATCTTCTCTTATGACGACTGATGGTGATGATGTGGAGACCAAATCAAGTCTGAAAGAAGATTCTTTGGTAAGAAGATTATCCTCTCATATGACGACAACGACTGATAGAAGAAGAGTTGCAATGCAACTTATATGTATTACTTCGGTTATTCTTAATGTTAcagttaagttttttttgtttgaaagcaAGTTAGAATATGCTTAATTATGAATGGTTTGGTGTTAAATCATTATTTGCCTTCACTATTACGTATGTATGAGCCGTACGATTTGAAATGATTTGGTTGACAAAAGCATAATCTCGACTCGACCCCAATATAACATTTCTCATATTTAGTCTCAACTTGATTTGGGTTAGATACAATCTttcatttctttcaaaattagCTATATCAACACGATGACTGTATTTGTATGAGAGTTGTCTGTATTTGATCAGCACGACCATATCATACGATTCCGACCATATCTAACCCAAAGAAATGAATTAGATATGGTCGGAATCGTTTTGTCTCTAGTTCACCGGTGATGTTGAGGAGAGATTGAGCGGCGAGGCTTTCTCAACTAGAAAAGGGTTTTTGATGCAACGTAATTTTTATGGCTTAAACCGAAACCCTCAAGGGAGACGAA from the Camelina sativa cultivar DH55 chromosome 12, Cs, whole genome shotgun sequence genome contains:
- the LOC104732807 gene encoding protein HRB1-like isoform X3 encodes the protein MCCGLVEFSSTNEAKKAVEKKNGEYLHDYRIHLKVHKKNPNIGRPKFCIDHTVCYKDYLRPESLPVEDSEAVKGLDETPDFVEEVLFVANISPQTKLFHIKDFFKDVGEVVRVRLIVNHEGKHVGYGFVDFAYANEAKKALEKKNGEYLHDHKIFLEVAKTAPPRPKYNLAEKLCYEDYLRRQNLLIKEDGTAVEGLDETPNFVEAVAVRNKTLFVSHISRKANISHIINFFKDVGEVVHVRLTVDYTGKHVGDGFVEFASANEAETALEKKNGEYLQDRKIFLDVAKKAPYPLRPKYCIDHKVWYEDYLRRESLLIEEDEAVEGQDELLDYIEEVAATRKTIFIANISCETSIPMLLRFFKNVGRVVLLRLIVDHRGEDVGCGFVEFVSANEAEKALRIIHDKEFGLEVADHI
- the LOC104732807 gene encoding protein HRB1-like isoform X2, translated to MCCGLVEFSSTNEAKKAVEKKNGEYLHDYRIHLKVHKKNPNIGRPKFCIDHTVCYKDYLRPESLPVEDSEAVKGLDETPDFVEEVLFVANISPQTKLFHIKDFFKDVGEVVRVRLIVNHEGKHVGYGFVDFAYANEAKKALEKKNGEYLHDHKIFLEVAKTAPPRPKYNLAEKLCYEDYLRRQNLLIKEDGTAVEGLDETPNFVEAVAVRNKTLFVSHISRKANISHIINFFKDVGEVVHVRLTVDYTGKHVGDGFVEFASANEAETALEKKNGEYLQDRKIFLDVAKKAPYPLRPKYCIDHKVWYEDYLRRESLLIEEDEAVEGQDELLDYIEEVAATRKTIFIANISCETSIPMLLRFFKNVGRVVLLRLIVDHRGEDVGCGFVEFVSANEAEKALRIIHDKEFGLEVAEIAPYPLRPKYNLAEKLW
- the LOC104732807 gene encoding protein HRB1-like isoform X1 translates to MCCGLVEFSSTNEAKKAVEKKNGEYLHDYRIHLKVHKKNPNIGRPKFCIDHTVCYKDYLRPESLPVEDSEAVKGLDETPDFVEEVLFVANISPQTKLFHIKDFFKDVGEVVRVRLIVNHEGKHVGYGFVDFAYANEAKKALEKKNGEYLHDHKIFLEVAKTAPPRPKYNLAEKLCYEDYLRRQNLLIKEDGTAVEGLDETPNFVEAVAVRNKTLFVSHISRKANISHIINFFKDVGEVVHVRLTVDYTGKHVGDGFVEFASANEAETALEKKNGEYLQDRKIFLDVAKKAPYPLRPKYCIDHKVWYEDYLRRESLLIEEDEAVEGQDELLDYIEEVAATRKTIFIANISCETSIPMLLRFFKNVGRVVLLRLIVDHRGEDVGCGFVEFVSANEAEKVQPCREALVRDFNYLGFYYLEHIGWRFWCTWRVDKGFEKKKKKKQKKKKKKK